The region AACATATTCTATACTGATAGGGTTAAACCAGATAGCCATGACAGGTCCCATAAGTTTAAATATTTTTATTTAAGTTTAACTACACGCAAGTTAGCTAATATAGTAAGAAATCATGATAATTAAAATTATTGCTATTATCAATAAGCTTCTGCCCGTGCTTAACACATGAATCTATACGAAATCGCTTATTAATGATATCTTTGTGATACGTTACCGTTAGTTCTATTGTAGTGAAATCAATTCTATCAAACGCAAACGAAATAAATCATTCTCAATCAAATATTCTTACTGACGGGCGTTTACGCCAAGCACAATTAAGAATGTTAGATATGCTAATTATTATTGATGCTATTTGTGTTAAACATCAGTTAGTTTATTGGCTTGATGCAGGTACTTTATTAGGTGCTATTCGACATCAAGGTTTTATTCCGTGGGATGATGACATGGATATTGCTATGCCACGAGAAAGTTATGAAAAATTTCTAAAGGTTGCTCCCTCTGAGCTTCCTGCTGATATGCATTTACAGTTAGCTGGTATAGAGCCTGGTTATTATAATTTAGGAACACCATTAAAAATACGTGATCGTCGTAGTTATTATTTAGAAAAACATGAGAATGGAAATGAACCCTATACCCAAGGAATATTTATCGATATTTTTGTTTACGACAAAATGATAGTAACACCTTGGAAACGTCGTTTTTATAAACGTATATCGCGCAAGCTTTTACGTTTACTTGGCACCAAACATTCATCTCTCCCTATGGGGCGCAGCCATAAATTATATCGTGCTTTAAGTTATATTTTTCCTAAAGTTATCCTTAATAGAGGATTAAATTATTTAGTACATCATTCCAAAAAACTAAATAGCCCATATTTAGGAAGAGGTTATCATTGTAAAAAAGTAACCGTTATAGAGTTTGCCGAAGTTTTTCCGCTTAAACGTGCTCTTTTCGAAAATCATTATTTTAATATTCCTTATAATGCGGACTCAATTCTTCGTAAAGAATATGGCGATTATCATATTTTACCTCCTGAATCAGAACGGGGTCTACGGCACTGCAAACAACTAATTATCGAGAGCTAGTTTGTCTAAGTTGTCGTAAGATTATTTAACTTCTTTAAATTAAGAGAAAATGACGTTTTAAGGGCAAGTGGCTTAAGACAAGCTATTTTATTGCATATCCCAAACAGATCTATCAATACGTGAGAATTTGCAGTTATTTGGATTATAAGAATGGCGCACATTAAAAAATTGGTTTTCATTAATACTTAGATCTTTAATTAAACGTAATTTAAAATTACGCCATTGGGGTAGAGGTCCCTTAACACTTTGGCCTTGATATTGAAAGGCATGTAATTGTTTCTTACCTTTTAAAATACCAAAGTGATGCGGCTCAACTAACCGCGGTAAATTATTATAAGTAAAGTAAATAGGATGCCGCTTATAAATGGCTTTGGCAATCTTCGTTTCTACGGACATAAATTTTTCCTAAATTAATCTTAAAATTAGTTGTTTATGTGGTAAATTAATTCAATTTACACTCTTTAATTTTAGACTAAAAAACTAATAATTTAAGGAATTTAGTGAATAAATTTATATATTTTTATTTTTGAAAAAGTAACTGATTATCATAACTTTTCACCAACATTTTTGAAATTTTTTTCATTAAAAATTGCTGAATAATGATGATAATATTTAAATTCAAGTAAATTATTACTTGGGTCTTTTATAAAAAAAGTTTGATGCTCGATTTTAGTGCCTAAAAACCGTTTCTTCAGCGCTATCTCAAAGGGAACTTTTTTATTAATTAATTGATTATGGAATTTTTTAAATTCCTCCTCTTTAAGGAAAATTAATCCAAAATGGCGAGGGTAAATACTCGCTTGTAAAGGTAGTGGTTCGTCAATTAAATGCGCTACAATTTGATGATTAGCAAAGTTAAAAATTAAAGCATGCTCTGATTCACGTCCTAGGGAAAAGCCTAACTGCTCGTGATAAAAATATTTGGCTAAGTTAAAATCATGGACAGGGAAAGCCAGATGAAATAGTGTTTCCATAAAATAATTAGTCAGGTTATCAGCATAATACTTATATTAGCCTACACTAATAGAAATACTTTAATTTTTTAAATGATCTAATTTTCTTTGTTCTCTAAAAAGAGTATGGTCGATTACAAGCTACTTTCTGGTAGTGAAAGTTAGTTAAGGAGTAGAAATGATTGCGAATTTACTTAGAAATTACATGAAATTTAAGCTTATTCAAGTGGTAATGAAATTATTAGCTGGTAAAAAAGGTGCTTTACTTAAGGGCGGTTTTCCCGTGGCATTAGCAACCTTCTTAATAGAAGAGTTTTTTAATCGAGCTTGGAAAGATAAACCTGTTAAGAGTAACAATAACACCAATAAGCCTAAATAGTCTGTTTTTGCAAAACTATCAATGCTGGATTTAAATTGGGCCGTATAGGGTTCGAACCTATGACACAGAGGTTAAGAGCCTCCTGCTCTACCAGCTGAGCTAACGGCCCAAAATATAGAATACTTCGTTTAGCTAAAAATGCAAGTGTTTAAATATAAATAGATTATTAATTAATCCCACGCTTTAAAGGCTTCTATTATCCAGTCAACAGGACTTCTAGTTTTGCTTGCTAATGTGACAGGTTTTTTAGGAAATGTCTTTAAAGCATCTTCTAGAGTAACAAACTTAAATCCGTGTTCTTTATAAAGATTAATAATATCATCTAATGCGTAAGCATTGATTATATTTGCATGAATTAATAATATTTGGGCTTGATTTGGTGTATGAGCGTAACGATTTCGTTCTAGCGCCTTTAAAGTTTGTTGCCAAATAAAGTTTAAGTATTCAGGCTTTAATTTTTCATTTAAATAAATATCGCGCTCCTCTTTAGGCAGCGCAACTAACTTTCTATTAAATATGAAATCCTTACTATCAATGGTAATAGGTGCAATTGCATAATCTAGGGTTTTTAGATATTCGTCTACTTTTTCTCTTTTTTCTCCTTTACTTGTAGCGAGATAAGGAAAGCGAAAATACTTAGGCTCCGTAAGAACCGAAGATAATAGTTGATCAGCCAATTCTATTTCTTCGAGGTAAGCGTCAAGGTCTAACTTATTTAAATTAGCATGTGAGACTGTATGATTACCTAGGCCAAAACCTTCATCGTGAAATTTTTTAAGCATTATCCAACCAGCATGATCTATATCACCTGCAATAATGAAGCCCGTGGCAGGAACATTATTCTTCTTAAGTGTGCTTAAAATCATATTAAGATGAACGCTTTTCTTAGGGCCTACAAAAGGTAAATCATCAATTGTTAGCGCGATCTGTTTCATCTCAGCATAACAATTTTGTAAACTTAAGAAAAAAAGCGTAAAAATGAAGGATTTTTTTAGCAATTTAAAGTCTCATCAAAATAATAAAATAGTATGATAAATGAGTTATTCTAGCAAAAATTGCTCTAAATGCCCCTCCTTTATTGTTTTTACTAGGAAGAAATTCATCTTTTTACTTTATATAAGAATTATTTTTGCTTATGGTGCTAATTTATTGTTTAATAAAGCTAGAGAAAGCACTAAAAGTTATGTTCAAAGGAGTAAAAAAATAATGGTTAAAGCATATATTAGAAGACTAACTTTACTCTCTTTGGGGGCGGTTATAACAGCACAAGCAAATGACACAGCTTTCGGAGGTACGGGTGCTTCTCCTTATCCCATTGAACAACCTAATATTAAAATGGCAGCTGAAAAAATAATAATAACTGGCCATAATCTTAATAAAGAAAATAGAAGTGGTTTTTGGGATTATCAATGTAGTTTTTTATTTGAAAATAATTTGAATAAACCTATTACCATTCAAATGGGGTTTCCTTTTCCAGTTAATAATGAAGAATTTGGTAATGTTGCTATTCCTGCTGGCCGTCAATCT is a window of Legionella busanensis DNA encoding:
- a CDS encoding LicD family protein; translation: MKSILSNANEINHSQSNILTDGRLRQAQLRMLDMLIIIDAICVKHQLVYWLDAGTLLGAIRHQGFIPWDDDMDIAMPRESYEKFLKVAPSELPADMHLQLAGIEPGYYNLGTPLKIRDRRSYYLEKHENGNEPYTQGIFIDIFVYDKMIVTPWKRRFYKRISRKLLRLLGTKHSSLPMGRSHKLYRALSYIFPKVILNRGLNYLVHHSKKLNSPYLGRGYHCKKVTVIEFAEVFPLKRALFENHYFNIPYNADSILRKEYGDYHILPPESERGLRHCKQLIIES
- a CDS encoding VOC family protein, encoding METLFHLAFPVHDFNLAKYFYHEQLGFSLGRESEHALIFNFANHQIVAHLIDEPLPLQASIYPRHFGLIFLKEEEFKKFHNQLINKKVPFEIALKKRFLGTKIEHQTFFIKDPSNNLLEFKYYHHYSAIFNEKNFKNVGEKL
- a CDS encoding polysaccharide deacetylase family protein, with product MKQIALTIDDLPFVGPKKSVHLNMILSTLKKNNVPATGFIIAGDIDHAGWIMLKKFHDEGFGLGNHTVSHANLNKLDLDAYLEEIELADQLLSSVLTEPKYFRFPYLATSKGEKREKVDEYLKTLDYAIAPITIDSKDFIFNRKLVALPKEERDIYLNEKLKPEYLNFIWQQTLKALERNRYAHTPNQAQILLIHANIINAYALDDIINLYKEHGFKFVTLEDALKTFPKKPVTLASKTRSPVDWIIEAFKAWD